One genomic segment of Sminthopsis crassicaudata isolate SCR6 chromosome 4, ASM4859323v1, whole genome shotgun sequence includes these proteins:
- the OR11L1 gene encoding olfactory receptor 11L1, with product MEFWNATTIMEFQLLGFQSISEWQKFLFVIFLFFYILTVIGNIVIIVVVTQDHHLHLPMYSFLKNLSFLEIWYTTTIIPLLLANLLFQGLSISFSACMTQLYFFVFFGATECFLLAMMAYDRYLAVCNPLHYSTLMSSEICNKLVVGSWMTGIGTGFLPALMISKLNFCGPNQINHFFCDLPPLMQLSCSSSFITEITIFILSIAVLCICFLLTLVSYVFIVSSILNIPSVSGRMKTFSTCGSHLAVVTIYYGTMISMYVRPNTHQSPELNKIISIFYTVVTPLLNPVIYSLRNKDFKEALGKVLKRKCVIYSV from the coding sequence ATGGAATTTTGGAATGCTACCACCATCATGGAGTTCCAACTCCTAGGCTTTCAGAGCATCTCTGAGTGGCAAAAGTTCCTCTTTGTCATCTTCTTATTCTTCTACATTTTGACTGTAATTGGTAATATTGTAATCATTGTAGTGGTGACTCAGGATCACCATCTACATTTACCTATGTATTCCTTCCTCAAAAACCTTTCTTTTTTGGAGATCTGGTACACTACCACCATCATTCCTCTTCTTTTGGCCAATCTGCTTTTTCAGGGcttgtctatctctttctcaGCATGCATGacccaactttatttttttgttttctttggtgcTACTGAATGCTTTCTCCTGGCCATGATGGCTTATGACCGTTATCTAGCTGTCTGTAACCCTCTTCACTACTCTACTCTAATGAGCTCTGAGATTTGCAACAAGTTGGTGGTGGGATCCTGGATGACTGGGATTGGTACTGGCTTTTTGCCTGCCTTAATGATCTCCAAATTGAATTTCTGTGGACCAAACCAAATCAATCATTTTTTCTGTGACCTCCCACCCCTAATGCAGCTTTCCTGCTCCAGTTCATTCATCACTGAAATTACAATCTTCATCCTGTCAATTGCTGTATTGTGTATCTGTTTTCTTCTTACTCTGGTCTCTTATGTATTCATAGTGTCATCAATCTTGAATATTCCTTCAGTCTCTGGTCGAATGAAGACATTCTCTACATGTGGCTCCCACTTGGCTGTAGTCACTATTTACTATGGGACCATGATTTCCATGTATGTTCGCCCCAATACCCATCAGTCACCTGAACTCAACAagatcatttctatattttacacAGTAGTTACACCCCTACTAAATCCTGTCATTTATAGTCTGAGGAACAAAGACTTCAAAGAGGCTCTTGGAAAAGTCCTCAAAAGGAAGTGTGTTATATATAGTGTGTGA